The genomic interval ATCTCCAATTTGAGCGTGTGGAGTGCGAGCTTGAAGGTCAGTCAGGTCCACTCGTACTCCATCGAAGCCAAATTCCTACCGTTAGCGACGATGTGCAAACCATTCTGCGAGAGTTTGCACATTATAGCAGGGCCGAGTTCCACGAGCTTCGCGACACGCTCGCCCGCTACGACGGTGGCGACTTTCGAGATTTTCCGATTCTCCAGCGTGCGTACGTCAATTCCCCGTGGTCCTTTCCGGACACAGAGAGCCGAATCCGCCAGCTCCGAGAGCTAGACCATGGATCCGATGAACTGAAGCAAATCAGCTCTGCGATCAAGGCCGCCTTGGGCTCGACGCAGGTTCTTTTGTTGCCAACGTATAGACGCATCGAGCTTTCGATTTCAAAACGCCAGAACCGTCGCCTAGCCGATCAAGCTGTACGAGCGCGTCGGATCCACAATCTCGGGGAGGAACGGCGTGAGGATCGCTTTTCGCCCTTCGGCATCAACTATGGTCTGGCCGACGTGGAGCAAAGATTGCTGGAGCTCACGGAGTCCATTCAGCGTCGATCGAATATGGGTTATCGAGAGATCAGTGCCGCAATTATTGACGATTTGCTAGCGGGACGCTTTGCGTCTGGTGAACTTAATGAATCTCTCCCTGAGATTGATTCCTTGAGGCTTTTCTTCTCACGCATCGAACAATCAACGAAAGATGCAGGACAGCGCCTCGAAGCCATCACTCAGTTGTACAAAAGCGAGCGAATCCACGATCCGTCGAACGGGTCCTTACGCTACTTTCTTACCAGACTTTCAAAAGTCGTGAACCAAACAAAAGAGCTAGAAGCGGACATTGAGAATTTTGTCCAGATTTCGAACCAATACCTCAACTGTTCGAGCGATCAGAAGCAGCTTCGCTATGACGCGACACAGATGAAGGTCAAGGTGATCAATGTTTGGACAGATTCAGAAATACGACTGGACGACTTATCCTCAGGTGAGAAGCAGGTGATTTCGCTGTTTGCCCATATGTACCTCAATCAAAAGAAGAAGATTGTTTTGATAGATGAGCCTGAATTGTCCCTATCTATGGAGTGGCAAAAGAAACTCCTCCCTGACGTTGTTGGGTCCCCAACTTGCAGGCAGCTCTTAGCCATTACTCATTCCCCATTCATTTTCGAAAACGAGTTAGATCCCTGCGCTAGTCCGCTTGACATCACGCGAACTAAGCGCGGCGAATAAGGTCCAAAAGATGTCGCCTTCTTTGCTCACAAATTTGAGGCAGAGCAGAAGAAGTCCTGCCGTACTGAAGGCCCGAATAATCAGCGTACGATCTCGCGAGAAGCTGAAGCCAATTTTCGTATTTGAGGGAATCGACGATGTCGGCCCCTACAGCGCATGGGCTATCAGATGCGATGATTCTATCGCTTTCGAGCCGCTGCCGGCCAACGGAAAGGACCAGATACTGTTATTTAGAGCCGGTGTTCAGCCTCATGAGGTGTACCTTCGTGATCGTGTTTATTTCTTTCTCGATCGCGATTTTGATGAATTGAAGGGATTTCCTGCAGGGGCCGACGTCTTCATGACTGAGATGTACTCTGTGGAGAACTATCTCGTTTCAGAACGCGTCCTTGAGAGCATTCTCTTGGACGAGTTCAGGTGTGCGGGAGAGGGAATTGATCGTCCTCTCGCTGTCTTTAGGTCTGCAGTTACCAGTTTTGCCGAGGCAATGTCGCCGGCGAACCAGCGAATCTTCTGCGCTCGTCGGCTCGGATGCGGGTTGACCGGGAGTGGAATGGAAAATCGGATTTCGAAGTATGTGTTGGTGCAGCTAGAGGCGACTCGTCCACTCGTGAATTATGATGACCTTAAGAAGCTAATTCCGCTCGATCGCGAGCCGGACGCCGAAGAAGTGAAAAGGATAGCGGCAGAGTTTGACTCGCTAGATCCTCCCTCGCGTCATCGTGGGAAGTTTCTCTTGCAATTCTTCCTAAAATGGCTCGATTTGCTGGCCGAGGAGCGAACCACCCCCACACGAGCTATCTTCGCATTGCGTACTCAATCCCGCTTTTCCGCCCAGCAAATGAGCATGAGGTCTCTTGCTACGAGGTCTGATATGCCGACAGGTCTTCGGGATTTTCTTCAGCAAGTTGGCGCCCACTGCCAAGCTTAAGGAACTGGCGGCCGCGGAAGAACCATCAACTTGGTCGGTGTGATCACAGATTGCACATGAGTGAGAATGATCCTTAGCGCTCTCCGGGCCACCAGATCGAAGACGGGGTGCTGGCAGAAATCATCGATCCTCTCAACGCGACGAGGTGGCTGCGCTTGAAGGGGCGGCCCTGAAGCGCCGAACATTGCCGGCATCGCATGTAGCGCTCAAGCTCGTGAATCGGCGTGCTCTTGGCGCGGCGCACGGTGCTGAGATCGACCGTCTGGTTGGTATCGCAACCGAGGCACCTGACTTCAAGAAAGCCGTAGCCTGCGTTGAGCGCATCGCCGAGGGTTGGCGAGGGCTACGCCGGTCCCTGGAACGCCAGCATCCGCGCTGTCCACGCCTCGCATGCGAACCGGTCCGCCTTCTTGCGCGCTTCCTCCGCTTGCTCGGCCTTGGCGCGGACGGAGCCGCCATAGATGCTGTCTCGTGACTTGGTGCCCATGGCGACATCAAAGCTGCATTGGAGGGGGTGCGCAAATTATCAATCCCTTGTGTGACGAAGCGAGAATGAGACACTGGGCGTCGCGGGTGTGGATTTCCTCGCGCAATCCTCGTCGAACAATCGCGTGAGACCGACCTATGGGGCCCGATTGAAAAAATTCGGACTTAGCGAAATAAAGCTTGACCCGTCGGGCAAATCGGGGGTATATTGTCATCATCGAAACAAGCGTCGATCAACCCGCGCGGAGAATCCGCCGCGGGTTTTTTCGCGACCGCGGCGGAGACGGGGTCTAAAGCGGGCTGGATCGTTGCGATTGCCTCTCGGCGGACTGTCGGTCTGACGCGACCCTTGGATTCTTGGAAAATTCGCTTCGCAAGTATCGTGCAATTTGCGATTGTGAGGGGGGTCAGGGGGGTAACAAATGGAATCGCCGTCTGTCACGGATCTATACTTTAAGTTCTTGTTGCTGATGGCGACTTTTCCGATCCTTGCCGCCCCGCTCATTGTATTGACCAAAAAAAATTGCACCGCCGAAATCAACGTTATCTGGTACGCATTTTCACTCGTTCTTGTTCTGTGGTGGAGTCTTCATCTTGCGATGCATTTTGACATCGTGCGGATGCCAGCGGACGAAGGTTCGTTATCGACGCTTCGAGGGCAAGTATCCGATCTCAAAAAAAAGTTGGATAATGAGCAAGGTAGGCTAGGCAAGAATCGCGATTTCGGGGCTGAGCAAAGGATTGAAGATGATCTGCGAAGGGTAGAAAGCGACCTGCATCGCAGAATGGAAGAGGGGGAGCCTGGGTCAGCTAGGTTCTTTTATCACAAAGGCAAAGAGTATCTAACCGATACTCGTGCCGAATTGGGCTTAGTTGCCACACTCCTAATCGTTACTATCGCGCCGCAACTGCTCAACTACATCCTTGCAGGTTTGTCAGGGTGTGCGGCCGCGCCGCGCTATGTGTGGCAGTTCGAGAAAATTGCCATCTGGAGCTTGATCAAGTTTCTAGCTGCATTTGGAGGCGTGTTGATTGCCGACGGACTCGGGATCTACGCAATGGAGTTTAAGTATGACGACAGAGCGATGGTGTTATACCGTCTCAACAGTTATCTAGATGATTTTCTCTGGGGGATGGGCGCGATCGCGTTAGCGTTCATTGTCGCGGTTATTCAAGTGTACACATTGGAGGCTGCTCAGGCGCTCGGAAATGCATGGCCGCAGAAGCCGAGATCGTGGCCCTTCAGAGTTCATAGATACTTCACCAGAAATCTTCCGCGAGAGGAAAGCAAGTCAGGTGAAGGAACTGAGACAGCGACATTCGCTGCACAGCGCATTTGGGATAAGCTAACACCTGACCAGCAGCAGGAGATCGGTGCGCTCGTAGTTCGTAAGCTCTCTGACCAGAGCCTGGTTGCGAACGCGGTTCCGCGGTCTGAAGCAGTTTCCGAATCACCTCAGGTCGCTTCTCGAACGTGAGCGGCATGCGTTTCGTATACCGCTAAGCCGGACACGTCGGGCAAATCGTTGCATTTGACCCGCGCGGAGACATCCGCCGCGGTTTTTTTTATGTCGACATCCGAGATCGGACGGCGGCCGCGCACGCGGCCTCGCCCTCGTTGAAACGTGTTTATGGAGCTACGTGCTGATTTTCAGCATTTGCGGCGGTGGAGAAGGAGTGTGGAGCAGGCGCAAAGCTACACCTTCAAGGCGGTCATCACCGTAATCGTTACCGGCTTGCTTGGTGCCGCCTGGCTCGGCTTCAAGCTGATGTTGAGCAGATAGACCGACGCTCATCCACTCGCATCTCAGGTGATGATTGATGTACACTATCCGCGCTGTCGATCCGGACAATGAGGACACCGCCGAGACGCTCGCCGATCTCCATCGTGCGACGTTCCTTGGCGGCGCAGTCATTCCGGAATTTTCCAGCGGAGCATGGTGGCTTGCCCATGACGGCACGAAGCCCGTGGCGTTCGCCGGCGTCGTGCCAGCGAAGCGCGCTCGCAACGCCGGTTATTTCTGTCGGGTCGGCGTGCTTAGTAGCCATCGGGGCAGGGCGTTACAGTTGAGGCTGATGCGGGCAATCGAGTCGCATGCACGTCGAACCGGTTGGCGCAGCATTATCTCCGACACCACCGACAATGTTGCGTCAGCGAATAATTTCATCAGGGCCGGCTATAAGCTGTATGCGCCCGAAGTGCCATGGGCCTGGCCAAACACGCTCTATTGGCGGAAATGCTTGCTGAGGAAATAGCGGTCTCGTCGCTTCCCGCCAAGCGGAATGGCTGGTCTGTCCGGGGCAAGGTAGCCGGAGCCGGACGCAGCCCTTGCGGATCAGCTAAGGCCGCGCTTAAAAGCCAGAAGATGCAAGAAAATCGGTGACGACAAGCCGATGCCAGGGAGTCCGCGCCTATGCCAACCATCCCGCAATTGCCGGAGCGCCAGCCCGGCACCAGGAAGCAGGGCACCGCTCTCGACGGCCTGCTGGTCGTCGACTTCACGCGGGTGGTGGCTGGGCCGGCGTGCACGCAAACGCTTGGCGACTTCGGCGCCGACATCATCAAGATCGAAAACCCCGACGGCGGCGACGATACGCGCGCCTATGAGCATGCCGAGATCGGAGGCGAGAGTGCGGCCTATCTCAGTCTGAACCGCAACAAGCGTGGCATCGCGCTGGATCTCGCCGTACCGGAAGCGCGCGAGGTTGCGCGAGAGTTGATCCAAAAGGCAGACGTGGTCGTCGAGAATTTTTCGAGCGGCGTCATGAAGAAATTCGGGCTCGACTACGAGTCGGTCGCGCCGAGCAATCCGCGGCTGGTCTATTGCTCGATCTCGGCCTACGGCCGGAGCGGGCCGTTCGCGTCCCGTCCCGGCTTCGACCCGATCACTCAGGCCGAAAGCGGCTTCATGTCGTTGAACGGGTTTCCCGACGGTCCGCCGGTGCGGACCGGACCGCCGATCGTCGATATGGCGACCGGCATGTCGGCGTGCAACGCGATCCTGCTGGCGCTGCTCGCGCGCGACCGGCTCGGTCGAGGACAGCACGTCGAAGTCGCGCTGTTCGACGTCGCCATGGGGATGACCGGCTTTTATGGCATGGCCTATCTGATCAACGGTCAAAACCCCGGCAGATTCGGCAATTCGCCGAGCGGGTCTCCCACAGTCGGCGTCTACGAAGCATCCGACGGGCCGCTCTACATGGCCTGCGCCAATGACCGGCTTTACCGCCGCCTCGTTGTGGACGTGTTGAACCGGCCCGACCTCGTCACCGATCCTCAATTTGCGAGCCGAAAGGCGCGGTCCGAGAACAAGGAGAAGCTGCGCGCGGCGATTGCCGAGGTCTTTGCCGGCGATCGTCTGGAAAACTGGATGGCGAAGATGAAGCTCGCGAACATTCCCGTCGGCTATCTCCGAACGGTGGAAGAGGGGTTTGGCGCGCCGGAGGCGACCGAGCGGGGGCGGCTGAACCGAATTCCGCACCCAACGGCGGGCTGGGTCCCGAACATCGAACCGCCTGTTACGATGAGTCAGACGCCGGCGATCGATCCCGTCGCGGCACCGCTGTTGGGCGAGCATACCAAGGATGTGTTGAAGCAGGCGCTGGGGTATGATGACGGCAGGATCGCGGAGCTTGCCGGGAAGGGCGTCTTCGGCAAGCAGGTCGACTAGGGCCAACGGAGCGGGCGCCGAGCCGCACAGATTGCACCAGAGAGAGGCGATGGGCATACAACTCTATGGGTTCTGGCGATCGCTCGCGTCCTTTCGCGTACGCGTTGCCTTGAAGCTCAAAGGAATGCCGTTTGAGGAAACCTCGGTCGACATCCTGTCCGGTGAGCAATTCAAGCCAGACTACGACGCTGTGAATACCGAACGCGTCGTTCCGACCCTGATCCATGATGGCCGCCAAATTTTCCAGTCGTTGGCGATCCTCGAGTATCTCGATGACATCAAGCCGGAGCCGCGTTTGCTGCCAGCCGATCCCGCCGATCGCGCCTATGCGCGGGCGCTGGCGTTGATGACGGTCGCGGACTCCCATCCACTGGTCACACCACGCGTCCGCAACCACCTTACAAGTCAGTTCGGAGCGGACAGCGCGGCGATCGAGAGATGGGCCACGCATTGGGCTATGGAAGGACTGGCGACTTACGAGCGTCTCCTGGCCAAACGTCAGCCAGCGCCCTTTGCCCTGGGGGCAGAGCCGGGGATCGCGGATATTTGCATCGCGGGTCAGGTCGTCGGGGCGCATTTCCTCAAGCTCGACCTCGTCCCTTTCCCGAGCGTCGCGCGGCTTGCAGATCACTGCTTTTCGTTTCCGGCCTTCGCGACGTCGCATCCTTTCGAGCAGCCGGGATACCGGGCGCAATAAGGTCGATCTACTTCGCTTGATTTGCCGGGGCTCCAGTCGCATAACATTGGGGATGCGAGGGAAAGAGATGGCGGCCGGCGGTCAGAAACCAAGCACGAGTCAGGGATCGGCTGACCAGGCCTACACGGCGATGGTCGGCAGGACCAAGACGCTCGTGCCGCAACTGCGGGAGCGTGCTGCCCGGACGGAAGAGCTGAGGCGCCTGCCGCCCGAAACCGAGCGTGACCTGCATGAATCCGGCTTGTTCAGGATTCTCCAGCCCAAGCGGTTCGGCGGCTCGGAGTTCGACTATGTTGCGCTGATCGACTGCGCGGACCTCCTCGGCCGGGCCGATGCTTCGGTGGCTTGGAATTTTGCCAATTTGGCGAGCCATCACTGGATGCTCGGCATGTTCGAGCAGACGGCGCAGGAGCTGGTTTGGGCCAAGGATCCCGACACCCTGATCGCATCATCTTTCATCTTCCCGGCGGGTCGTGCCAGGAAGGTGGAGGGAGGCTATCGGCTGCACGGAAGCTGGCCGTTCTCGTCGGGCGTCGCGTCCAGCGAATGGAACATGCTGGCCAGCGTCGTCGCTTCGGACGACGACGCCGATGGCATCGAGTATCGCATCTTCCTGCTTCCCAAGAGCGACTACAAAATCCTGGATACGTGGAACGTCGCCGGCCTGCGCGGCACCGGCTCGGGCGATGTCGAGGTCAGGGACGCCTTCGTCGCCGACCATATGAGCGTGTCCGTGAGCGATCTTGCCGGTGGTCCAACGCCCGGAAGCGCGGCCAATCCCAATCCCCTTTATACGTTGCCGGTGTTCTCCCTGTTTCCCTTCGTGCTCTCCGGCGTCGCGCTGGGGAATGCGCAGGCGTGTCTCGACGACTATGTTGAGGTCGTGCGGCATCGCATCTCGACCTACAATCGTGCCAAGCTCAGCGACTTCCAGAGCACGCAGATCAAGATCGCCGAGGCCTCCGCAAAAATCGATGCCGCGCGTCTGATCATGCGTTCGGCCTGCACCGAGGCCATGGACGACGCTCGCCGCGGTCATATTCCGAGCATGGTGACCAAGACCAAATATCGGCGCGACGGTGCGTTCTCGGTCAATCTTTGCACCGAGGCGGTTTCCATGTTGTTTTCGGCGAGCGGAGCGCGCGGTTTGTTCACGACAGGGGTGCTTCAGCGACAATTCCGCGACGCCCATGCGATCAACTCGCATCTTGCGTTCAGCTTCGATGCCGCGGGAACGAATTATGGCCGGGTGGCGCTTGGCTTGCCGTCCGAGAACCTGACGCTGTGAGACCGGCCGATGAATGATCCCAGGCAGCCGGCCGCTCACGACCCAGCGAACGAATTGGCGAGCGACTCTTCGTCGATCGATCCCCGCGACTTCCGCAATGCCCTCGGCACCTTTGCAACGGGGGTAACGATCATCACGGCTGCGGCTCCCGACGGCAAGGCCTTTGGCCTGACCTGCAATTCCTTTGCCTCGGTGTCGCTCAATCCTCCGCTCGTTCTCTGGAGCCTCGGGGTCTATTCGTCGACGCTCACCGTGTTTCAGAATGCGAGCCATTTCGTCGTGAACATACTCGGTGCGTCTCAACAGGCGCTTGCCAACAAGTTCGCGAAATCATCCGACGATAAGTTTGCCGGCCTCGATTGGAAGCCGGGACTTGGCAATGCGCCGATCCTTGCAGATTGTGTGGCCAATTTTCAGTGCCGGTCGGTCAACCGGTACTATGGCGGAGACCATGTGATCTTTCTCGGCGCCGTCGAGGCCTATTCCTATAACCGGCAGGAGCCACTGCTGTTTGCGCGCGGCGGCTATGGTCGCTTCGCGCCCGACAAATCATCCTGACGTCGAGCGCCTGCGACGACTCAACGCCTCTCGACCGACAGCTTGTAGAGCTCCAGCGCGTCCGCATCCGCCCCACGAGCAGCCTTCGCCAATCTGAAGAGCTGTCCGGCCAGCGAAGCCATGGGCACCGAGGTCGATGTGGCCTGTGCGACGTCGGCAATCGTGTCGAGATCCTTGAGCATCGTCGCGATGGTACCGAGCGGCGGCGAGTGAATGCCCTGCACCATGCGCGGGACAAAGAGCTGCAGGGGAATGGAATCGGCAAAGCCGCCGGCGAGCGCTTCGGGCAGGCGATTTGCATCGATACCGGCGTTCACGGCCAAGCGCGTCGCTTCGGCCAATACGGCCATCGCACAGCCGACGATCACCTGGTTGCAGAGTTTTGTGGTCTGGCCGGCGCCGGTCGGGCCCATATGCGTGAGCCGGCGGGCCATGGCGAGGACGTAGGGTCTCACCCGTTCGACATCATCCGCATCTCCCCCCGCCATCACCGCAAGTGTACCGTCCTCCGCACCCTTGGTGCCGCCGGAAACAGGCGCATCGATCCATCCCATGCCGTTTGCGGCCTTCAGTCGCGCAGCAATGTCGCGCGCCGCATCGGGGTGGATCGAGGAGAAATCCACCACGAGCTTTCCCGTCCCGGTTTCGGCCGTGAGTCCGTCTGCACCGAAGACGACGTCTTCCACGGCTGCCGCATCCGTCACGCACATGAAGATGATTGAGGCATGCGCCGAGACATCGCGCGGCGTCGCTGCGCCCTTCGCGCCAGCCTCGACCAGTGCGGTCGTCTTCCCAGCGGAGCGGTTCCAGACGGTCACGTTGTGACCGGCCCGTAGCAGACGTCGGCTCATGGGTGCGCCCATCAACCCGAGGCCGAGATAGCCGAGCTTCTCGGCCGGATGCGGGTGAGCTCCGGCGGCTTCAGCCATAGGTCGTCTCCTTCTGTCGCAGCGCAGTGTCTGGCGCTGGCCGCTTTAGCACAAAGTCGGGCCTGATCGAGAATTTTGGGTCATTTTGCCCGTCTTGCCTCGTTGTTTGAACCATGAAACATTTGACCCAAGTCGGGTTGGTGGCGCCGGTCGGCGCCGATACAGCGGAGCGGCATGATGCGGACGGTTTCGAAGTGGATCCTGGCATTTGGGGCAGTGGCGGTGGCCGTCGCGAGCACGGGGCCATCACAGGCGCAGCAGACAATCCGCGTCGGCTGGACCATCCCGGCCGAGGAGTCCAAATACTGGATGATGAAGAGGCCGTCCGAATTCCCCGATCTCGGCAAGACCTACAATATCGAATGGACCCAGTTTCAGGGCACTGCGCCGATGACGCAGGCCCTTGCCGCAGGCGCGCTGGACTGCGCGACGCAGGCGCCGCTGTCGTTGTCCAACGGCGTGGTTGGCGGCAATCTCAAGGCTTACATCGTGGCCCAGCACGTATTCGAGAAGCCGGGCGGCTTCTCGGTCTACTGGGCCGTGATGGAGGACTCGCCGATCAAGACGATCGCTGATCTCAAGGGCAAGACCGTCGGCATCTCCGTGATCGGCGGCGGCACGCAGGGGCCGTTCAACATGCTGCTCAAGCAGAACGGTATCGATCCGACAAAAGACATCAAGCTCGTGGAAGTCGGCTTTGCCGTGTCCGAAGATGCGCTGCGGCAGGGCCGGGTCGATGCGGTCAACATGAACCAGCCGTTTGCGGCACGTGCTGAGGCCAAGGGTGGTACGCGCAAGCTGTTCTCGCTCTCGCAGGCGATGCC from Bradyrhizobium arachidis carries:
- a CDS encoding NAD(P)-dependent oxidoreductase: MAEAAGAHPHPAEKLGYLGLGLMGAPMSRRLLRAGHNVTVWNRSAGKTTALVEAGAKGAATPRDVSAHASIIFMCVTDAAAVEDVVFGADGLTAETGTGKLVVDFSSIHPDAARDIAARLKAANGMGWIDAPVSGGTKGAEDGTLAVMAGGDADDVERVRPYVLAMARRLTHMGPTGAGQTTKLCNQVIVGCAMAVLAEATRLAVNAGIDANRLPEALAGGFADSIPLQLFVPRMVQGIHSPPLGTIATMLKDLDTIADVAQATSTSVPMASLAGQLFRLAKAARGADADALELYKLSVERR
- a CDS encoding GNAT family N-acetyltransferase: MYTIRAVDPDNEDTAETLADLHRATFLGGAVIPEFSSGAWWLAHDGTKPVAFAGVVPAKRARNAGYFCRVGVLSSHRGRALQLRLMRAIESHARRTGWRSIISDTTDNVASANNFIRAGYKLYAPEVPWAWPNTLYWRKCLLRK
- a CDS encoding flavin reductase family protein is translated as MNDPRQPAAHDPANELASDSSSIDPRDFRNALGTFATGVTIITAAAPDGKAFGLTCNSFASVSLNPPLVLWSLGVYSSTLTVFQNASHFVVNILGASQQALANKFAKSSDDKFAGLDWKPGLGNAPILADCVANFQCRSVNRYYGGDHVIFLGAVEAYSYNRQEPLLFARGGYGRFAPDKSS
- the maiA gene encoding maleylacetoacetate isomerase; translated protein: MGIQLYGFWRSLASFRVRVALKLKGMPFEETSVDILSGEQFKPDYDAVNTERVVPTLIHDGRQIFQSLAILEYLDDIKPEPRLLPADPADRAYARALALMTVADSHPLVTPRVRNHLTSQFGADSAAIERWATHWAMEGLATYERLLAKRQPAPFALGAEPGIADICIAGQVVGAHFLKLDLVPFPSVARLADHCFSFPAFATSHPFEQPGYRAQ
- a CDS encoding acyl-CoA dehydrogenase family protein, with product MVGRTKTLVPQLRERAARTEELRRLPPETERDLHESGLFRILQPKRFGGSEFDYVALIDCADLLGRADASVAWNFANLASHHWMLGMFEQTAQELVWAKDPDTLIASSFIFPAGRARKVEGGYRLHGSWPFSSGVASSEWNMLASVVASDDDADGIEYRIFLLPKSDYKILDTWNVAGLRGTGSGDVEVRDAFVADHMSVSVSDLAGGPTPGSAANPNPLYTLPVFSLFPFVLSGVALGNAQACLDDYVEVVRHRISTYNRAKLSDFQSTQIKIAEASAKIDAARLIMRSACTEAMDDARRGHIPSMVTKTKYRRDGAFSVNLCTEAVSMLFSASGARGLFTTGVLQRQFRDAHAINSHLAFSFDAAGTNYGRVALGLPSENLTL
- a CDS encoding CaiB/BaiF CoA-transferase family protein, producing MPTIPQLPERQPGTRKQGTALDGLLVVDFTRVVAGPACTQTLGDFGADIIKIENPDGGDDTRAYEHAEIGGESAAYLSLNRNKRGIALDLAVPEAREVARELIQKADVVVENFSSGVMKKFGLDYESVAPSNPRLVYCSISAYGRSGPFASRPGFDPITQAESGFMSLNGFPDGPPVRTGPPIVDMATGMSACNAILLALLARDRLGRGQHVEVALFDVAMGMTGFYGMAYLINGQNPGRFGNSPSGSPTVGVYEASDGPLYMACANDRLYRRLVVDVLNRPDLVTDPQFASRKARSENKEKLRAAIAEVFAGDRLENWMAKMKLANIPVGYLRTVEEGFGAPEATERGRLNRIPHPTAGWVPNIEPPVTMSQTPAIDPVAAPLLGEHTKDVLKQALGYDDGRIAELAGKGVFGKQVD
- a CDS encoding DUF4435 domain-containing protein, which codes for MSPSLLTNLRQSRRSPAVLKARIISVRSREKLKPIFVFEGIDDVGPYSAWAIRCDDSIAFEPLPANGKDQILLFRAGVQPHEVYLRDRVYFFLDRDFDELKGFPAGADVFMTEMYSVENYLVSERVLESILLDEFRCAGEGIDRPLAVFRSAVTSFAEAMSPANQRIFCARRLGCGLTGSGMENRISKYVLVQLEATRPLVNYDDLKKLIPLDREPDAEEVKRIAAEFDSLDPPSRHRGKFLLQFFLKWLDLLAEERTTPTRAIFALRTQSRFSAQQMSMRSLATRSDMPTGLRDFLQQVGAHCQA
- a CDS encoding ABC transporter substrate-binding protein yields the protein MRTVSKWILAFGAVAVAVASTGPSQAQQTIRVGWTIPAEESKYWMMKRPSEFPDLGKTYNIEWTQFQGTAPMTQALAAGALDCATQAPLSLSNGVVGGNLKAYIVAQHVFEKPGGFSVYWAVMEDSPIKTIADLKGKTVGISVIGGGTQGPFNMLLKQNGIDPTKDIKLVEVGFAVSEDALRQGRVDAVNMNQPFAARAEAKGGTRKLFSLSQAMPNIVHILEACRADFVDKNPELVKAYVRDITSGMKKALANREETLKVVSEVLKAPVPVLETYLLKDNDFGRDPGAAPNFAAIQKMLDIYAETGMLPKLDVAQFKHPTIVAPIQ
- a CDS encoding ATP-binding protein, with amino-acid sequence MTRRANRLYIVIIETSVDQPARRHPPRVFSFRDRESDGGTARVTLGRRARRVLLETTIDVGQNTGTMPSPRCKVVAAGSDPPLRDLGRPFNSVARFLFCGHVCPRMRRIASFSKRNAFVIDGAAPIVRSFSLVGLHGYKNIRLDFQGRAKIVIAENGAGKTIFLSALDAFLTRNFFKLSNLQFERVECELEGQSGPLVLHRSQIPTVSDDVQTILREFAHYSRAEFHELRDTLARYDGGDFRDFPILQRAYVNSPWSFPDTESRIRQLRELDHGSDELKQISSAIKAALGSTQVLLLPTYRRIELSISKRQNRRLADQAVRARRIHNLGEERREDRFSPFGINYGLADVEQRLLELTESIQRRSNMGYREISAAIIDDLLAGRFASGELNESLPEIDSLRLFFSRIEQSTKDAGQRLEAITQLYKSERIHDPSNGSLRYFLTRLSKVVNQTKELEADIENFVQISNQYLNCSSDQKQLRYDATQMKVKVINVWTDSEIRLDDLSSGEKQVISLFAHMYLNQKKKIVLIDEPELSLSMEWQKKLLPDVVGSPTCRQLLAITHSPFIFENELDPCASPLDITRTKRGE